The Armatimonadota bacterium region CAGGGTTTCATCATCCAAGTCGTAGCGCACGACGGCTTCTTCCAGCGCCTTGAGCGCTCTCTCGACACGCGCCTGACGCCCCTCCGGCGTCCAAAAAGCCCGCTTAAGCCGCAGCCATCTCTGTCTCGCTGGGTCGGTTCTCATCACAATCGGGCTGCGCTCGCCTAAGGCATCGTTTGAGGCCGCCCCCGGAGTGGAAGCAACCGCTGGCTCCATCCAGGTTTCGTCCGACGCTGCCGCACCGGTTGCCGACACAACTGCTGGGTACGACTCAGCCGTGCCGGAGACGGGAGCAATCCTTTCATTCTGCCGCCTGTCCGCTTCAGATCCGACGAACACGACGGGGATGACCTCAACATGTCGATTCGTGTCTACATAAGGCGCGAATGCGTTCATGCCCGTGCGAACCCTTCGTACAAGTCACCCTGGATGAGAGCGAAGAACCAGTGATGCAGAACGCTGTGGGCGGCGTCAAGCCAGCCCGCGAAGTCTTCCCATCCCTTCTGGGCGTCCGTGCCGGCGCTCAACAGCAGGGTGTTCCATACCACCGCGGGCTTGCCGCCTTTCTGGCCCGTGGAGATCGCCAGTTGCACCTGCCCGCTTGGCGACGTGGTCGGAAACGACAGCTGTACGATAGCATCTGTTAGCCGGTTCTCCACTGGCTGCCCCTCAAAGAGGATGTCGGGCGCCGAGACGTCGATATGCAGTTTCCGCTTCAGGAAGTCCCTCATGTCCATCTGCTCGGAATCGACCTCTACAGCGTCGATATATCGGAGCACCAGACTTGTTACGTTCAGCGCCTCAGGTTTCGTATGCGACTCCTTGATGTGCGGGTGGAGAGCCAGCGCGCGGTCCCGAAAACCCGGCCATTGATAGCTCTCCGTGGTGTTGAGCGTAACTACGCCCGGACCGACCTGGATGAGCGGCCATCCGTCTTCAGACGCGCGGAACCGGTGGCGCACGACGTGAATCGTCATGTTCGGCGGGACCTGCACCACGGGCAGGTCCTCTATCACGGGGTAAGCCTCCCGCACCTTCTCGTAGAGTCTGCCCACGATGATCGGATATGCGGGGTCAGGCTGGGTCTGCTCCCCCCACTTGATCTCTAGAATCGCCTCCACAAGGGGCTTGTTTGGCAGGTTATCGTGATAGGCCACGGGCATTACTCTTATCCTGTCCCATTGCATTATACCACCTGACAGCCCGCTATGGCGCCGTGCTTGCCCACCTCGCTACGTCCGGGGCAGTATTCCTTCTGCGTTACTCCCCTCCTCCCTTTGTGGTTGAGCGGATGTGCAGAACTGCGCGCCGGCGTCGCGCCGCTCCCGCGGGGACGCCGCTACACACAATCGCCCCGTCCGTCTTCGGCATCACCGCGCATGTCGCCCCCGTGCTTCTGTCCGTCACCACGCACCCCTGCGCTCATGCTCCCTGGCCTTACCCCGCGGAGCCATTACCCCGCACCCCGCTTGCCTTGAGCTTGGCGAACCGGTATAATCCCCGTGGCCCAAGGAGTACCGTGTGATCGCTCTACCCGAGGTGCGCGAGCGCACCTCCGCCATCATCGAGCAGGTCGAGACCGTCATCATCGGCAAGCGCCGCACCGTCGAGCTCGCCCTCGCCGCGCTGCTGTGCAACGGCCACGTGCTGCTGGAGGACATCCCCGGCGTTGGCAAGACCACCCTCGCCAAGGCCCTCGCCGCCGCCAGCGGCTGCACCTACAAGCGCATCCAGTTCACCCCCGACCTGCTGCCCGCCGACGTCACCGGCACCTCCATCTTCAACCAAAAGACCGGCGACTTCGAGTTCCGCCCCGGCCCCGTCTTCGCCAACTTCGTCCTCGCCGACGAGATCAACCGCGCCAGCCCCAAGACCCAATCGAGCCTGCTCGAATGCATGGCCGAGTTCCAGGTCAGCGCCGACGGCGTCACGCGCCTGCTGCCGGTCCCGTTCTTCGTCATCGCCACCGAAAACCCCATCGAGTATCGCGGCGTCTACCCCCTGCCGGAGGCGCAGCTTGACCGCTTCCTAATGCGCCTGCGCATGGGCTACCCCACCGCCGCCCAGGAAGTCGCGGTGCTCGAGCGCCAGGTGCGCGAGCATCCCATCGCCGCCGTGCGCTCGGTGGCGGGCTGCGAAGTCATCGGGGAGCTCCAACAGGCGGTGCGCCAGGTCTTTCTGGAGGCCTCGGTCAAGGAGTACATGGTCGCCCTCACCACCGCCACCCGCGAGCATCCCATGGTCGCCCTCGGCGCCAGCCCCCGCGGCTCGCTGGGCCTGATGCGCGCGTCCCAGGCGCTGGCGGCGATGGCCGGGCGCGAGTTCGTCATCCCCGACGACGTCAAGGCC contains the following coding sequences:
- a CDS encoding TIGR04255 family protein encodes the protein MPVAYHDNLPNKPLVEAILEIKWGEQTQPDPAYPIIVGRLYEKVREAYPVIEDLPVVQVPPNMTIHVVRHRFRASEDGWPLIQVGPGVVTLNTTESYQWPGFRDRALALHPHIKESHTKPEALNVTSLVLRYIDAVEVDSEQMDMRDFLKRKLHIDVSAPDILFEGQPVENRLTDAIVQLSFPTTSPSGQVQLAISTGQKGGKPAVVWNTLLLSAGTDAQKGWEDFAGWLDAAHSVLHHWFFALIQGDLYEGFARA
- a CDS encoding MoxR family ATPase, whose product is MIALPEVRERTSAIIEQVETVIIGKRRTVELALAALLCNGHVLLEDIPGVGKTTLAKALAAASGCTYKRIQFTPDLLPADVTGTSIFNQKTGDFEFRPGPVFANFVLADEINRASPKTQSSLLECMAEFQVSADGVTRLLPVPFFVIATENPIEYRGVYPLPEAQLDRFLMRLRMGYPTAAQEVAVLERQVREHPIAAVRSVAGCEVIGELQQAVRQVFLEASVKEYMVALTTATREHPMVALGASPRGSLGLMRASQALAAMAGREFVIPDDVKAVAEPVLSHRLILRPEAPADNVSGAQIIEEILGQVPAPALTRS